A genomic segment from Tuwongella immobilis encodes:
- the htpG gene encoding molecular chaperone HtpG — MTPTTEARETREFKTELKQLLHLITHSLYSNREIFLRELISNASDAINKIKFDSLSHEELLENNKDWKIKLIPNSDAKTLTISDNGLGMSRETVIQELGTIARSGTKAFLESLKQKQADGQPELIGQFGVGFYSAFMVADKVTVVTRPAGTSKEGVRWESDGQGEFTVESIEKDARGTDVILHLKDDATEFLDRHTLRSLVRKFSDFVEHSIVMDETTKAEDGTETTSEESLNSRKAIWLRNRNEVTADEYNAFYRQISDDTQDPARVIHVAAEGSQEFKALMFIPARKPYSYRWEEPKPGLKLYIQRVLIMDPCEAVLPPYLRFVRGVVDSSDLPLNVSREILQSNPILDGLQKNLTRNVLQGLEALRNLEYDKYVTFYNDLGGMLKEGIARDWNNKEKLADLLLFQSVKTPAGSYLTFKQYVEAMPENQSEIYYLVGDSREVLERSPYLESFKARGFDVLLLTDPVIDEYFLPNLPEYKGKKLKPVDRGDVHADGDQTVTDEEKSRFAAMLQRFQTLLPEVKEVRLTKRMTESAACLVADPSAMPAHLERLMQQMGQGDGTLSKRILELNPNHPAVLALVERWERATDDPRIEIYARLLYDQAVIAEGSKPKDPAGLAQRINELLARDARN; from the coding sequence ATGACGCCAACGACAGAAGCACGAGAAACTCGAGAATTCAAAACTGAACTCAAGCAACTGCTCCATCTGATTACCCACTCGCTGTATTCCAACCGCGAGATTTTCTTGCGGGAGTTGATTAGCAACGCGAGTGATGCGATCAACAAAATCAAGTTTGATTCGCTCTCGCACGAAGAACTGCTCGAAAATAACAAAGATTGGAAAATCAAACTCATCCCGAATTCGGATGCGAAAACGCTCACGATTTCGGATAACGGTTTGGGCATGAGCCGCGAGACGGTCATTCAAGAACTCGGCACGATTGCCCGTTCCGGCACCAAAGCCTTTTTGGAATCGCTGAAGCAAAAGCAAGCGGATGGGCAGCCGGAACTCATTGGACAGTTTGGCGTTGGGTTCTATTCGGCATTCATGGTCGCCGACAAAGTCACCGTCGTGACGCGTCCCGCTGGCACCTCGAAGGAAGGTGTTCGCTGGGAATCGGATGGCCAGGGAGAATTCACGGTCGAATCGATCGAGAAGGATGCGCGTGGCACCGATGTCATCCTCCATCTGAAGGACGACGCCACCGAATTCTTGGATCGACATACGCTGCGGTCGCTGGTTCGGAAATTCTCGGATTTTGTCGAGCATTCGATTGTGATGGATGAAACGACGAAGGCGGAAGATGGGACCGAAACCACGAGCGAAGAATCGCTGAACTCCCGCAAGGCCATCTGGTTGCGCAATCGCAACGAAGTCACAGCGGACGAATACAACGCATTCTATCGGCAAATCAGCGACGATACGCAAGACCCCGCGCGGGTGATTCACGTGGCCGCGGAAGGCAGCCAGGAATTCAAAGCGCTGATGTTCATTCCGGCCCGCAAGCCGTATTCGTATCGCTGGGAAGAACCCAAGCCGGGGTTGAAGCTGTACATTCAACGCGTGCTGATTATGGATCCGTGCGAAGCGGTGTTGCCGCCGTACCTGCGATTTGTGCGGGGGGTGGTCGATTCGTCGGATCTGCCGTTGAACGTGTCGCGGGAAATTCTGCAAAGCAATCCGATTCTCGATGGGCTGCAAAAGAACCTGACGCGGAACGTGCTGCAAGGGTTGGAAGCCCTTCGGAATTTGGAATATGACAAATATGTGACCTTCTACAACGATTTGGGCGGCATGCTCAAGGAAGGGATCGCCCGCGATTGGAACAACAAGGAAAAGCTCGCCGATTTGTTGCTGTTCCAGTCGGTGAAGACTCCTGCCGGGTCGTATCTCACGTTCAAGCAATACGTTGAGGCAATGCCCGAGAATCAATCGGAGATTTACTACCTGGTCGGCGATTCACGGGAAGTGCTGGAACGGTCGCCGTATTTGGAATCGTTCAAGGCCCGCGGGTTTGATGTGCTGCTGCTCACCGATCCGGTGATTGACGAGTATTTCTTGCCGAATCTGCCGGAATACAAAGGCAAGAAGCTCAAGCCGGTCGATCGCGGAGATGTTCACGCGGATGGCGATCAGACGGTGACAGACGAGGAGAAATCGCGATTCGCCGCGATGCTGCAGCGGTTCCAGACGTTGCTCCCCGAAGTGAAGGAAGTTCGCCTGACCAAGCGGATGACGGAGAGCGCGGCCTGTTTGGTGGCCGACCCCTCTGCGATGCCAGCGCATCTCGAACGCCTGATGCAGCAAATGGGGCAGGGCGATGGCACGCTGTCCAAGCGGATTCTGGAATTGAATCCGAATCACCCGGCGGTGTTGGCGCTCGTCGAACGCTGGGAACGGGCAACCGATGATCCGCGGATCGAAATCTACGCTCGCCTGCTTTACGATCAGGCCGTGATCGCGGAAGGTTCCAAGCCCAAAGACCCTGCCGGATTGGCGCAGCGGATCAACGAATTGCTGGCCCGCGATGCTCGCAACTGA